The following are encoded in a window of Candidatus Methylomirabilis limnetica genomic DNA:
- a CDS encoding selenium-binding protein SBP56-related protein has translation MNKLYRLLAMLWLATIALMGGSALADETCQSPFLPKVTGQEDYIYVWTLGIKGVADGNDSLVTVDSNPKSRTYGQIIHRAPVPGRHEAHHAGFTDDRRHLWAGGLDDSFIFIFDVVANPAKPKLIKTIKSFVKDTGGLVGPHTFYALPGRMLITALSNATDNSGRTGLAEYSNEGRFIRTIWMPKEAPYGYDVRVNINLNRMLTSSFTGKKNYMRPLGELVKDASAMKEFGGAVVVWDFHARKPLQVLQIPGAPLELRWALMPNHYYAFTATALTHQLVLIYLQEDGTWATKAIADLGENLPVDISIAPDDSKIYVTSFMDGTLRVYDISNPFEAKLIEQVKLGEMANMVSESWDGTRIYVTNSLLSQWDKPGDYWLKAYAWENGKLVYKFTTDFNSVGRAHLMNFGSKALRTKVE, from the coding sequence ATGAACAAACTCTATCGCTTGTTAGCAATGCTGTGGCTCGCGACCATCGCGCTGATGGGTGGCTCTGCTCTAGCCGATGAGACCTGCCAGTCTCCCTTTCTCCCGAAGGTGACCGGGCAAGAGGACTACATCTATGTCTGGACGTTGGGGATCAAGGGGGTGGCAGATGGAAACGATAGCCTCGTGACCGTTGACTCGAATCCTAAGTCCCGAACATACGGGCAGATCATCCACCGGGCCCCTGTCCCTGGGCGGCATGAGGCTCACCATGCCGGGTTCACCGACGACCGGCGGCATCTGTGGGCCGGAGGTCTGGACGACAGCTTCATCTTCATCTTCGACGTAGTCGCGAACCCGGCCAAGCCCAAGTTAATCAAGACGATCAAGAGCTTTGTAAAGGATACTGGCGGTCTGGTAGGCCCCCACACCTTCTATGCCCTGCCGGGGCGGATGCTCATCACGGCCCTCTCGAATGCCACGGACAACTCAGGCAGGACGGGGCTGGCGGAGTACTCTAACGAGGGGCGTTTCATCCGGACGATCTGGATGCCAAAGGAGGCGCCCTATGGCTATGACGTGCGGGTCAACATCAATCTGAACCGCATGCTCACCTCCTCCTTCACCGGCAAGAAGAACTACATGCGGCCTCTCGGCGAGTTGGTCAAGGATGCGAGCGCGATGAAGGAGTTCGGCGGTGCGGTGGTGGTCTGGGACTTCCATGCCCGAAAGCCACTCCAGGTCCTGCAGATTCCTGGCGCACCGCTGGAGCTTCGATGGGCGCTGATGCCGAATCACTACTACGCCTTCACGGCAACGGCGCTCACCCACCAGCTCGTTCTCATCTACCTGCAAGAGGACGGGACCTGGGCCACCAAGGCCATCGCCGATCTCGGCGAGAACCTTCCCGTCGATATCAGCATCGCCCCCGACGACAGCAAGATCTATGTCACCTCATTTATGGACGGTACGCTGCGAGTGTACGACATCTCCAATCCCTTCGAAGCCAAGCTGATCGAGCAGGTGAAGCTTGGCGAGATGGCGAACATGGTGTCTGAATCGTGGGATGGCACGCGCATCTACGTCACCAACTCGCTGCTCTCGCAATGGGATAAGCCGGGCGACTACTGGCTCAAGGCCTATGCGTGGGAGAATGGGAAGCTCGTGTACAAGTTCACCACGGACTTCAACTCGGTGGGACGGGCTCACCTCATGAACTTCGGGAGCAAGGCGCTGCGCACCAAGGTTGAGTAG
- a CDS encoding DEAD/DEAH box helicase, whose product MPFSSFTLNANLLKAIHTMGFEKPTPIQSLAVPPLMEGRDVMATAVTGSGKTAAFLLPILHRLMEKPRGTTRALILAPTRELAAQIAEHFHALAVHTSLKGAAVYGGVSMGPQEGAFRRGVDVLVATPGRLLDHCQYPYARLTGIEYLVLDEADRMLDMGFLPDIRRILAHVPKK is encoded by the coding sequence ATGCCGTTTTCATCATTCACCCTGAACGCTAACCTTTTGAAAGCCATCCACACCATGGGGTTTGAGAAGCCCACGCCGATCCAAAGTCTCGCTGTGCCGCCCCTCATGGAGGGCCGCGACGTCATGGCTACCGCCGTGACAGGGAGCGGTAAGACCGCGGCGTTTCTCCTGCCTATCCTCCACCGCCTCATGGAGAAGCCCAGGGGCACCACGAGGGCGCTCATCCTGGCGCCCACCCGGGAACTGGCGGCGCAGATTGCGGAGCACTTTCACGCGCTCGCCGTACACACGTCTCTGAAGGGCGCCGCAGTCTACGGGGGCGTCTCCATGGGACCCCAGGAAGGAGCATTCCGCCGAGGCGTGGACGTCCTGGTCGCGACCCCCGGCAGGCTCCTCGATCACTGCCAGTACCCGTATGCGCGCCTCACCGGCATCGAGTACCTGGTACTCGATGAAGCAGACCGCATGCTCGATATGGGCTTTCTGCCCGACATCCGCCGCATCCTGGCGCATGTCCCAAAGAAAC